Proteins from one Mauremys mutica isolate MM-2020 ecotype Southern chromosome 14, ASM2049712v1, whole genome shotgun sequence genomic window:
- the CIDEC gene encoding cell death activator CIDE-3, which yields MDYAKKSLGLLSPSSLSRCVSVSASMTQQLLSSPVPRARPYRICNWDRSIRKGLVAESLRDLLDKVRATLLMVGAISLVLDEDGTSVESEEFFQTLEEGTVFMVLGSGQTWRAAKMAGYQLSLSRKPRRRIDVACVTFDLYKTNPQDLGCLNVKATLYGTYSMSYDLRCYGAKRLMKEALRWTLFTMQATGHVLLGTSCYMHQLLDATEEQKEEASSVRSLQPLHCRKMLQ from the exons ATGGACTATGCCAAGAAGTCACTAGGCCTGCTGTCCCCAAGCTCCCTCTCCAG GTGTGTTTCTGTCAGTGCCTCCATGACCCAGCAGCTGCTTTCCAGTCCTGTCCCAAGGGCCCGGCCCTATCGCATCTGCAACTGGGACCGTAGCATCCGCAAGGGCCTTGTGGCAGAGAGCCTGAGGGACCTGCTTGACAAg GTCCGCGCCACGCTGCTGATGGTGGGCGCCATTTCACTGGTCCTGGATGAGGATGGCACCAGTGTGGAGTCAGAGGAGTTCTTCCAGACGCTGGAGGAGGGCACTGTGTTCATGGTACTAGGCAGTGGGCAGACCTGGCGTGCAGCCAAG ATGGCAGGGTACCAGCTGTCTCTCTCCCGCAAGCCCCGCCGGAGGATTGATGTGGCTTGCGTGACTTTTGACCTATACAAGACCAACCCCCAGGACTTGGGCTGCTTGAATGTCAAGGCCACGCTCTATGGCACATACAGCATGTCCTATGACCTGCGGTGCTACGGGGCAAAGAGGCTCATGAA GGAAGCCCTGCGCTGGACTCTCTTCACCATGCAGGCCACAGGCCATGTGCTGCTCGGCACCTCCTGCTACATGCACCAGCTGCTGGATGCTACAGAGGAACAGAAAGAAGAGGCCTCATCTGTGCGGAGCCTTCAGCCCCTTCACTGCAGGAAGATGCTTCAGTGA